TACCCATTACTTGATTTTGAAAATTTTTATAAGCTTCTTTATTTGGGTCTTCTTGAGCTTGTTTTTTCTTAAATGGCCACATTTTTATTAAATAATAGTTGTTTTATTTTATAATTATTAATCATCACATTATAATTAATAAAGTATTTGCAAAGTAATAAATAAAAAAATATGTAATATTTATAATATTTGTATTACATGTAACTTGACATTGATAGACTTTCTAATTCTCGTTTTGGATTTTTCATATCCTTTTCAATTTCTTGATAATGTTTTAATAATTCGGGATTAATACTTGCTTTAATTATATCTAATGCTTTTTCAAAATCATCTTTAGTTATATTTTCGGTATCAATATTTCTTCTTAGAGCAATTAATCCTGCTTCTCTTACTACTGCTTCTAAATCTGCACCAACATAACCATCAGTTTTTTTGGATAAATACTCTATTACTTCTTTGGAGTTTTCAACAGGAGTATTTTTAACATGAATTTCTAATATTTTTTTTCTTGCATCAATGTCTGGAACATCAACTAGTACTAATTTGTCAAATCGACCTGGTCTTAATAATGCAGGATCGATTAAACCTGGTCTATTTGTTGCAGCAATTACTTTTACATCGATTAAATCTTCAACACCATCCATCTCAGTTAGTATTTGAGTTACAACACTATCAGAGGATTTTCCTCTCTCTCCACCTAATCTTGTAGCAGAGATTGCATCAAATTCGTCAAAGAATAGAATACTTGGTGAATTTTGCCTTGCTTTCTCAAATAGTTTTCTAATCATCTTCTCAGATTCTCCAACATATTTATTGATAATCTCAGGTCCTTTAACATAAATGAAATTACATGAAGTCTCAGTTGCAACAGCTTTTGCTAATAATGTTTTTCCTGTTCCAGGAGGACCATATAATAGGATTCCTTTTGGCGCTTTAATTCCTAATCTTTTGAAGGCTGCAGGATTTGATAAAGGCCATTCAACCATTTCAGTTAAAGAATCTTTAATATTTTGAAGTCCACCTATTTCCTCCCATTTAACATTAGGTACTTCAACTAAAAACTCCCTCATTGCAGAAGGTCTTACAGATTTTAGAGCTTCCCTGAAATCATCATCTTTTATTTCTAATTTACTTAAAACTTCTGGCGAGATTGCTCCTGTATCTTTGAAGTCCATCTTAGGAAAAGTTCTTCTTAAAACATTAAATGCTGCTTCTTTCACTAGTGCTTCTAAATCTGCACCTACAAAACCATGAGTTGTGTCAGCCAACATATTTAATACTTTTTCTGAAGCTTTTCTCCTTGCTTTTTGTACTACTTCTCCAGGCAATTTTTCCAATCCTTCATATTTACTCTTTTTGAATGCAGCTTTAATTTCATCAATATCAAATTCAACTTTTGTATCTTTATTTTCTTCTTCATATTTTTTCATAAAAGATTTAATTGAGGCTTCATATGTTTTAAAATCTGAAGGTAATTCTAGTGGCATTCCTCTAGTGTGAATTTTTAAAATTTCATACCTGTCATCTTTTTTTGGAACTCCAATCTCCAATTCTCTATCAAATCTACCTGGTCTTCTTAGCGCTCCATCTAATGCATCAGGCCTATTTGTTGCAGCAATTACTATGATTTTTTTATTCTTTTTTAGTCCATCCATCACAGTTAGAAGTTGAGCAACAATTCTTTTTTCAGTTTCTCCTTGAACTTCATCTCTTTTAGCTGCGATTGCATCGATTTCATCAATAAAGATGATTGAAGGTGAGTCTTTTTCTGCTTTTTCAAATAATTCTCTTAATTTCTTTTCTGATTCACCATAGTATTTATTTACGATTTCTGGAGCAGAGATTGAATAAAAATTTGCCTCAGTTTCATTTGCAATTGCTCTTGCTAATAAAGTTTTTCCCGTTCCTGGTGGTCCATACAATAAAATACCTTTAGGAGCATCAATTCCTAATCTTGCAAAAATTTCAGGATGTTTTAAAGGTAATTCAACTAATTCTCTTACTTTTGCAAGTTGAGATTTTAAACCTCCTATGTCTTCATAAGATATGTCATTTGCTTCATCTTCATCTAAACTTTTCGAAGATATTTCAATTACTGTGTTAGGTCCTATAACTAAAAAACCTTCAGGTTTTGAAGTTTGAACTTTAAATTTCATAGAACTTAAATTAAAACCTAAAAAATCTCTTTCAATAGCGTTAAATAAATCAATAGCAAAAGGATTATTTGAAGAAAATGATGCGCCTCGTTTATCAGGTGATGAACCAGCAATAGTAATTATGTCACCTTCAACAACAGGTTTTCTATAAAGTCCCTTTTTTAAACTAGGTAAAGTTGTTGGATGAATTACCATTTCTTGAAGTGGTACTAAAACTACTTTTGTTGCCTCTTTTACTTCAAC
The sequence above is drawn from the Candidatus Woesearchaeota archaeon genome and encodes:
- a CDS encoding CDC48 family AAA ATPase; the protein is MTEVKLKVAEAHQDDVNKGIVRIDSSFMRSIGVSTGGVVCIEGERKTLAIVDRAYPSDLGLEIIRMDGTLRKNAKVSVGEQITISKVEVKEATKVVLVPLQEMVIHPTTLPSLKKGLYRKPVVEGDIITIAGSSPDKRGASFSSNNPFAIDLFNAIERDFLGFNLSSMKFKVQTSKPEGFLVIGPNTVIEISSKSLDEDEANDISYEDIGGLKSQLAKVRELVELPLKHPEIFARLGIDAPKGILLYGPPGTGKTLLARAIANETEANFYSISAPEIVNKYYGESEKKLRELFEKAEKDSPSIIFIDEIDAIAAKRDEVQGETEKRIVAQLLTVMDGLKKNKKIIVIAATNRPDALDGALRRPGRFDRELEIGVPKKDDRYEILKIHTRGMPLELPSDFKTYEASIKSFMKKYEEENKDTKVEFDIDEIKAAFKKSKYEGLEKLPGEVVQKARRKASEKVLNMLADTTHGFVGADLEALVKEAAFNVLRRTFPKMDFKDTGAISPEVLSKLEIKDDDFREALKSVRPSAMREFLVEVPNVKWEEIGGLQNIKDSLTEMVEWPLSNPAAFKRLGIKAPKGILLYGPPGTGKTLLAKAVATETSCNFIYVKGPEIINKYVGESEKMIRKLFEKARQNSPSILFFDEFDAISATRLGGERGKSSDSVVTQILTEMDGVEDLIDVKVIAATNRPGLIDPALLRPGRFDKLVLVDVPDIDARKKILEIHVKNTPVENSKEVIEYLSKKTDGYVGADLEAVVREAGLIALRRNIDTENITKDDFEKALDIIKASINPELLKHYQEIEKDMKNPKRELESLSMSSYM